Proteins encoded within one genomic window of Acidimicrobiales bacterium:
- a CDS encoding acyl-CoA dehydrogenase, giving the protein MSIAITEDHQALAETVHDFLEKKGSRAACRALVDGAEETLPELWPEIANLGWLGLHIPEKFGGSGYGLEELVVVAEEFGRGLVPGPFIPTVIASAVINAAAQPAQKKQYLPGLADGTLKGAVALGGNVKVKDGKATGDAGVVLGARFADVLVVKSNTSILIVDAHDPGVKIETPANIDPSRTASKVTLTNAAATTVLRGAQKLIDLARLIVAAEAVGICRETTNMAAEYAKVRVQFGRVIATYQGVKHHCANMAVATELSTAAVWDAAIQQSQGDGADDFSLAAAVAASLALPSADLCVNLNQQVHGGIGFTWEHDAHLYMRRATALEAIVDANDAKQTVVDLTRNGVKLNRKIDLGKKGEEIRAEVQAFVEKALKLSGDEQRDFLVDNGYAQPHWPKPYGRNAGPVEQLVIDEEFRKAGIRKPQYGITAWNILTIIQHGNEDQKRRWVEDALKQKYIWCQLFSEPDAGSDAAGVKTKATKVDGGWLVNGQKVWTSGAHVSSYGFATVRTNPDVPKHDGITMMVIDMHAEGVEVRPLKQPTGSSDFNEVFFNDVFVSDEDVVGPVDGGWTVARATLGNESVSIGSGGGGGGMGGDALLPAFDADPDRLPGGVERIGRYLSTNEALAALNMRSVNRAVLESGPGPEGAITKLVLSEQGHDAADMLRELAGENAAFTEGEGMIASMLVLLHRAMSIAGGTSEIKRNQIGERILGLPRDPLIN; this is encoded by the coding sequence ATGTCGATCGCCATTACTGAGGACCATCAAGCCCTCGCCGAGACCGTCCACGACTTCCTGGAGAAGAAGGGCTCCCGTGCTGCCTGCCGCGCGCTCGTCGACGGCGCCGAGGAGACGCTGCCCGAATTGTGGCCGGAGATCGCCAACCTTGGCTGGCTGGGGCTGCACATTCCGGAGAAGTTCGGCGGCTCGGGCTACGGCCTCGAAGAGCTCGTCGTCGTCGCCGAGGAGTTCGGCCGCGGCCTCGTGCCGGGGCCGTTCATCCCGACGGTGATCGCGTCGGCCGTCATCAACGCCGCCGCACAGCCGGCGCAGAAGAAGCAGTACCTCCCCGGCCTCGCCGACGGCACGCTCAAGGGGGCGGTGGCGCTCGGCGGCAACGTCAAGGTGAAGGACGGCAAGGCGACCGGCGACGCCGGCGTGGTGCTCGGCGCCAGGTTCGCCGACGTGCTCGTCGTCAAGAGCAACACGTCGATCCTGATCGTGGACGCCCACGACCCGGGCGTGAAGATCGAGACGCCGGCCAACATCGACCCGTCGCGCACGGCGTCGAAGGTCACGCTGACCAACGCAGCGGCCACCACCGTGCTGCGCGGCGCCCAGAAGCTGATCGACCTGGCGCGGCTCATCGTCGCCGCCGAAGCCGTCGGCATCTGCCGCGAGACCACGAACATGGCCGCCGAGTACGCCAAGGTGCGCGTGCAGTTCGGTCGCGTCATCGCCACCTACCAGGGCGTCAAGCACCACTGCGCCAACATGGCCGTCGCCACCGAGCTGTCGACCGCCGCGGTGTGGGACGCGGCGATCCAGCAGTCGCAGGGCGACGGCGCCGACGACTTCAGCCTGGCGGCTGCGGTGGCGGCCTCGCTGGCGCTGCCGTCGGCTGACCTGTGCGTCAACCTCAACCAGCAGGTGCACGGCGGCATCGGCTTCACCTGGGAGCACGACGCCCACCTCTACATGCGCCGCGCCACCGCCCTCGAGGCGATCGTCGACGCCAACGACGCCAAGCAGACCGTCGTGGACCTCACCCGCAACGGCGTGAAGCTCAACCGCAAGATCGATCTCGGCAAGAAGGGCGAGGAGATCCGCGCCGAGGTGCAGGCCTTCGTCGAGAAGGCACTGAAGCTGTCGGGCGACGAGCAGCGCGACTTCCTCGTCGACAACGGCTACGCCCAGCCGCACTGGCCCAAGCCCTACGGCCGCAACGCCGGCCCCGTCGAGCAGCTCGTCATCGACGAGGAGTTCCGCAAGGCCGGCATCCGCAAGCCGCAATACGGCATCACGGCCTGGAACATCCTCACGATCATCCAGCACGGCAACGAGGATCAGAAGCGCCGCTGGGTCGAGGACGCGCTCAAGCAGAAGTACATCTGGTGCCAGCTGTTCTCCGAGCCCGACGCGGGTTCCGACGCCGCCGGCGTCAAGACCAAGGCGACGAAGGTCGACGGCGGCTGGCTGGTCAACGGCCAGAAGGTGTGGACGTCGGGTGCCCACGTGTCGTCCTACGGCTTCGCCACCGTGCGCACCAATCCCGACGTGCCCAAGCACGACGGCATCACGATGATGGTCATCGACATGCACGCCGAGGGCGTCGAGGTCCGTCCGCTGAAGCAGCCGACGGGTTCGTCGGACTTCAACGAGGTCTTCTTCAACGACGTGTTCGTGTCCGACGAGGACGTCGTGGGCCCGGTGGACGGCGGCTGGACCGTCGCCCGCGCCACGCTCGGCAACGAATCGGTGTCGATCGGTTCGGGCGGCGGCGGTGGCGGCATGGGCGGCGACGCCCTCCTGCCGGCCTTCGACGCCGACCCGGATCGGCTGCCCGGCGGCGTCGAGCGCATCGGTCGCTACCTGTCGACCAACGAGGCGCTCGCCGCGCTCAACATGCGCAGCGTCAACCGCGCCGTCCTCGAGTCCGGCCCCGGTCCGGAAGGTGCGATCACCAAGCTCGTGCTGTCCGAGCAGGGCCACGACGCGGCCGACATGCTGCGCGAGCTCGCCGGTGAGAACGCGGCCTTCACCGAAGGCGAGGGCATGATCGCCAGCATGCTGGTGCTGCTGCACCGGGCGATGTCGATCGCCGGTGGCACGTCGGAGATCAAGCGCAACCAGATCGGCGAGCGCATCCTCGGCCTCCCCCGCGACCCGCTGATCAACTAG
- a CDS encoding substrate-binding domain-containing protein codes for MNSAIRRLCTASVGVVAVAGLLAGCGSNNNNSSKSSTSTTAKKVSVSATSFTPDFSVMKQLTSLAAQGSGKIGVLLPDTASSARYVAFDAPLLERAFKAAGLTSADFKIDNAQGSAVTQQQQAEADITEGATVLLLDQLDSGSAAAIETNAQAHGVKVIDYDRLTKGGVDGRYYVSFDNVTVGKLIGQGLVDCISSWNVAQPQVLELDGDPTDNNATLFAQGYNSVLQPKFDSGTYVKVAEPGGTWNNQTALTLFEQQYTAHANINAVVAANDGLGNAVISALKTRNVPAKKIPVTGQDATAQGIQNVLADYQCGSVYKPIQVEAQAAAAMALYLRAGQTPPKALVNGTTHDPTANKDVPSVLLTPVWVTKANIKATVIKDAFLKASEICTTDTATACKDAGIS; via the coding sequence ATGAATTCAGCGATACGGCGGTTGTGTACCGCGTCGGTCGGCGTGGTCGCGGTTGCAGGCCTGCTGGCGGGTTGCGGTTCGAACAACAACAACAGCTCCAAGAGCAGCACCTCGACGACGGCGAAGAAGGTTTCGGTCTCGGCCACGTCCTTCACGCCCGACTTCAGCGTCATGAAGCAGCTCACGTCCCTCGCCGCGCAGGGCAGCGGCAAGATCGGCGTGCTTCTGCCGGACACGGCGTCTTCGGCCCGCTACGTGGCCTTTGATGCGCCGCTGCTCGAGCGGGCGTTCAAAGCCGCCGGCCTCACGTCGGCTGACTTCAAGATCGACAACGCGCAGGGCAGCGCCGTCACGCAGCAGCAACAGGCCGAAGCTGACATCACCGAAGGCGCAACGGTCCTCCTGCTCGACCAGCTCGACAGCGGTAGCGCCGCGGCCATCGAGACCAACGCGCAGGCCCACGGCGTCAAGGTCATCGACTACGACCGCCTGACCAAGGGTGGTGTCGACGGGCGCTACTACGTGAGCTTCGACAACGTCACCGTCGGCAAGCTCATCGGCCAGGGCCTCGTGGACTGCATCTCCTCGTGGAACGTTGCCCAGCCCCAGGTGCTCGAACTCGACGGCGACCCGACGGACAACAACGCCACCCTGTTCGCTCAGGGCTACAACTCGGTCCTCCAGCCGAAGTTCGACAGCGGCACCTACGTCAAGGTGGCCGAGCCGGGCGGTACCTGGAACAACCAGACGGCACTGACGCTCTTCGAGCAGCAGTACACCGCCCACGCCAACATCAACGCGGTCGTCGCGGCCAACGATGGCCTCGGCAACGCCGTGATCTCGGCGCTCAAGACCCGCAACGTCCCGGCGAAGAAGATCCCCGTGACCGGCCAGGACGCGACGGCCCAGGGCATCCAGAATGTGCTGGCGGATTACCAGTGCGGTTCGGTGTACAAGCCGATCCAGGTCGAAGCCCAGGCAGCCGCCGCGATGGCGCTGTACCTGCGGGCGGGCCAGACGCCGCCGAAGGCGCTCGTCAACGGCACGACCCATGACCCGACGGCGAACAAGGACGTCCCCTCGGTCCTGTTGACCCCGGTCTGGGTGACGAAGGCGAACATCAAGGCGACGGTGATCAAGGACGCGTTCCTCAAGGCATCCGAGATCTGCACGACCGACACCGCCACCGCGTGCAAGGACGCAGGCATCTCCTGA
- a CDS encoding ATP-binding cassette domain-containing protein, producing MSDLLRLRGINKSFGAVRALADVDLDVPAGQLTALCGDNGAGKSVLIKCVAGIHTPDSGEIYWKDEQVHIRSPKDAAALGIETVYQDLALCDNLDIVQNMFLGRERLRHGLLDEENMEAAARDTLTSLAVTTVKSIRQPVKSLSGGQRQSVAVAKAAMWNSQLVIMDEPTAALGVAQTAMVLDLLRRLVDSGVAVIMISHNMNEVLRVADRLAILYLGRMVAVGPVADFDRQIIVDYMTTGTTTRSVA from the coding sequence ATGTCGGACCTCCTGCGCCTGCGCGGCATCAACAAAAGCTTTGGTGCCGTGCGGGCGCTGGCCGACGTCGATCTCGACGTACCCGCCGGCCAGCTCACCGCCCTGTGCGGTGACAACGGCGCCGGCAAGTCGGTGCTGATCAAGTGCGTCGCCGGGATTCACACCCCCGACAGCGGCGAGATCTACTGGAAGGACGAGCAGGTGCACATCCGCTCGCCCAAGGACGCGGCGGCCCTCGGCATCGAGACCGTGTACCAGGACCTCGCATTGTGCGACAACCTCGACATCGTCCAGAACATGTTCCTCGGGCGTGAACGGTTGCGACACGGGCTGCTCGACGAGGAGAACATGGAGGCCGCCGCGCGCGACACCCTCACGAGTCTGGCGGTCACGACGGTGAAGTCGATCCGCCAGCCCGTGAAGTCACTTTCGGGCGGCCAGCGCCAATCCGTCGCCGTCGCCAAGGCGGCGATGTGGAACTCGCAACTCGTCATCATGGACGAGCCGACCGCGGCGCTGGGCGTGGCGCAAACGGCGATGGTGCTCGACTTGTTGCGCCGGCTCGTCGACAGCGGAGTGGCCGTCATCATGATCTCGCACAACATGAACGAGGTTCTGCGCGTCGCCGATCGCCTGGCGATTCTCTACCTCGGGCGGATGGTGGCGGTCGGGCCGGTGGCCGACTTCGACCGCCAGATCATCGTCGACTACATGACGACCGGCACGACGACGAGGAGCGTGGCATGA
- a CDS encoding acyl carrier protein: MTTTEARALLEQLLQRIAPELDLSEVEPDTPLQDTFDLDSMDFLQLITDLHERTGIDVPERDYPKLGTIDGFVRYLVAAAPALTVSRSPDEPARRP; this comes from the coding sequence GTGACTACGACCGAAGCCCGTGCGTTGCTGGAGCAGCTACTCCAGCGCATCGCCCCCGAACTGGACCTCAGCGAGGTCGAACCGGACACCCCGCTGCAGGACACCTTCGATCTCGACTCGATGGACTTCCTCCAGCTCATTACCGACTTGCACGAACGCACCGGCATCGACGTGCCCGAGCGCGATTACCCCAAGCTCGGGACGATCGACGGGTTCGTGCGGTATCTGGTTGCGGCGGCTCCGGCGCTCACCGTGTCGCGTTCCCCCGACGAGCCAGCGCGTCGACCGTGA
- a CDS encoding GNAT family N-acetyltransferase, with product MDDVRQVALDGGRALLVRPAHRDDVADLEHLYAGLDVEDRFRRFFSAYRPDRAFFEHMADAAARGDVQLVAVITQPDGRDELVGEAGYAVLPNGDGELAITVAKPWRGWLGPFLLDALVEAAAARGIPNLEADVLATNQPMLALTRARRAVRMKGCDWSIVRTLIATGAAARAGGACAPRQP from the coding sequence ATGGACGACGTGCGGCAGGTCGCGCTCGACGGCGGCCGCGCACTGCTCGTTCGCCCGGCGCACCGCGACGACGTTGCCGACCTCGAACACCTTTACGCCGGCCTCGACGTCGAGGACCGCTTCCGGCGCTTCTTCTCGGCGTACCGACCCGATCGGGCGTTCTTCGAGCACATGGCCGACGCCGCCGCGCGGGGTGACGTCCAACTCGTGGCGGTGATCACGCAGCCGGATGGCCGCGACGAACTCGTGGGCGAGGCGGGCTACGCGGTGTTGCCGAACGGCGACGGTGAACTCGCGATCACGGTGGCCAAACCGTGGCGCGGGTGGCTCGGGCCGTTCTTGCTCGACGCACTGGTCGAGGCGGCGGCCGCCCGCGGCATCCCGAACCTCGAAGCCGACGTGCTCGCCACCAACCAGCCGATGTTGGCGCTCACCCGCGCCCGGCGGGCCGTGCGCATGAAGGGCTGCGACTGGTCGATCGTGCGCACGCTGATCGCTACCGGCGCCGCCGCGCGCGCCGGCGGCGCTTGTGCACCGCGTCAGCCGTGA
- a CDS encoding cation-transporting P-type ATPase: MTAGEERTLFAHAPGLTSADAAARLAAGGRNIVPATEEIAGWRRLVAQFTHFFAVLLWVAAGLAAVGNMPQLALAIVVVVLVNGVFAFAQERSASQAAARLRSMLPRRARVLRDGEICDIDAADLVVGDVVLLDAGDRISADLRIDASNGLAIDASMLTGESVPMWVGRGDDVAAGTFVVEGEATALVTATGVRTRLAGIVGLTQSSTRRTSPLALELNRVVRVVAAVAVSVGVGFFAIGWLVGIGARDGFLFAVGVTVALVPEGLLPTVTLSLARGAQRMAEHNALVRHLESVETLGSTTFICTDKTGTLTRNEMTVVAAWTPQGSAEIRGAGYEPAGTVTCAPDVLPAVRALARAGARASTGRIVPDGDGWRPQGDPMEAALDAFARRAGVDIDTDRRVHPESGRLPFDPRRRRMSIVVGDELLVKGAPEQMLGRCDGEADVATAARAAEELASRGLRVIAVARRHWSADDLPNSDDEQNLGLVGLLGLEDPPRSSAAAAVRACRDAGIRLAMVTGDHPATALGIARDVGLSTPGAPVLLGQDLPDDDEALGALIDHDGVVISRVSPEDKLRIARALQQRGHVVAMTGDGVNDGPALQTADIGVAMGRSGTDVAREAADLVLLDDDFATIAAAVSEGRSTYANIGRFLTYHLTDNVAELTPFVVWALSGARFPLALGVLQILCLDIGTDLLPALALGAEPPAPDVFRRNPTRRHLVDRPLLTRVFGVLGPTEAAVEMAAFAVALLASGWRPGDSTTGVVVRAASGAAFAAVVFGQMATAFACRSSRRPPWRLGWSTNKLLVGAVAVELSLLACFLFVGPVARALGQARPALVPSLCALLAVPAVLTADAVHKRRRRARRRR, from the coding sequence ATGACCGCCGGCGAGGAGCGCACGCTCTTCGCGCACGCGCCCGGACTCACGTCGGCGGATGCCGCGGCGCGGCTCGCCGCCGGTGGCCGCAACATCGTCCCGGCCACCGAGGAAATCGCGGGATGGCGGCGGCTCGTCGCGCAGTTCACCCATTTCTTCGCCGTGCTCCTGTGGGTTGCCGCCGGCCTCGCCGCGGTCGGGAATATGCCGCAATTGGCGCTCGCCATCGTCGTCGTCGTACTCGTCAACGGGGTGTTCGCCTTCGCGCAAGAACGCAGCGCCAGCCAGGCGGCGGCCCGCCTCCGATCCATGTTGCCCCGCCGTGCCCGCGTCCTGCGCGACGGCGAGATCTGCGACATCGATGCCGCCGACCTCGTCGTGGGCGATGTCGTGTTGCTCGACGCCGGTGACCGTATCTCGGCCGATCTGCGCATCGACGCCAGCAACGGTCTGGCGATCGACGCATCCATGCTGACGGGCGAGAGCGTCCCGATGTGGGTGGGGCGCGGTGACGACGTGGCCGCGGGAACCTTTGTCGTCGAAGGTGAGGCGACCGCCCTCGTCACCGCCACCGGCGTGCGAACTCGTTTGGCCGGGATCGTCGGACTCACGCAATCATCGACGCGGCGCACGAGTCCACTCGCCCTCGAACTCAACCGCGTCGTGCGCGTCGTCGCCGCGGTCGCCGTGTCGGTCGGCGTGGGGTTCTTCGCCATTGGTTGGCTGGTCGGCATCGGCGCACGCGACGGTTTTCTCTTCGCCGTGGGTGTCACGGTCGCCCTCGTACCCGAAGGCCTCCTGCCGACGGTCACGTTGTCACTCGCGCGAGGCGCGCAACGCATGGCCGAGCACAACGCGCTCGTGCGCCACCTGGAGTCGGTCGAGACGCTCGGCTCCACGACTTTCATCTGCACCGACAAAACCGGCACGCTCACCCGCAACGAGATGACGGTCGTCGCCGCGTGGACGCCCCAGGGCAGCGCCGAGATACGCGGCGCCGGGTACGAACCGGCGGGCACGGTCACGTGCGCGCCCGACGTCTTACCGGCGGTGCGGGCGCTCGCTCGCGCCGGCGCACGCGCGTCGACGGGCCGGATCGTGCCCGACGGCGACGGCTGGCGGCCACAGGGCGATCCGATGGAAGCCGCTCTTGACGCGTTCGCCCGGCGTGCTGGAGTCGACATCGACACCGACCGCCGCGTGCATCCCGAATCCGGCCGGCTGCCGTTCGACCCGCGTCGGCGCCGGATGTCGATCGTCGTCGGCGACGAGCTGCTGGTCAAAGGCGCGCCCGAGCAGATGCTCGGCCGCTGTGACGGCGAGGCCGACGTTGCGACCGCCGCCCGCGCCGCCGAAGAACTCGCGAGCCGAGGCCTGCGCGTCATTGCCGTTGCCCGTCGGCACTGGTCAGCCGACGACCTTCCGAACTCGGACGACGAGCAGAACCTCGGCCTCGTCGGACTCCTCGGCCTCGAGGACCCGCCGCGTTCGTCGGCCGCGGCGGCCGTTCGCGCCTGCCGGGACGCCGGCATTCGCCTCGCGATGGTGACCGGCGACCACCCGGCGACGGCCCTCGGCATCGCACGCGACGTCGGACTGAGCACGCCGGGCGCCCCGGTGCTGCTCGGCCAGGACCTCCCCGACGACGACGAGGCACTCGGCGCACTTATCGACCATGACGGCGTGGTGATCAGCCGGGTCTCACCCGAAGACAAGCTGCGGATCGCGCGAGCGCTACAGCAGCGGGGCCACGTCGTGGCGATGACCGGCGACGGCGTCAACGACGGACCGGCGCTGCAGACCGCCGACATTGGCGTTGCGATGGGACGCAGCGGCACCGACGTGGCGCGCGAGGCGGCAGACCTCGTGCTCCTCGACGACGACTTCGCGACGATCGCCGCCGCGGTGTCCGAAGGTCGATCGACGTACGCCAACATCGGCCGCTTCCTCACGTATCACCTGACCGACAACGTCGCGGAGCTGACGCCGTTCGTCGTGTGGGCGCTCTCGGGCGCCCGGTTCCCGCTCGCGCTCGGCGTCTTGCAGATCCTGTGCCTCGACATCGGCACCGACCTGCTCCCGGCACTGGCGCTCGGCGCCGAGCCGCCCGCGCCCGACGTGTTCCGCCGCAACCCGACGCGCCGGCATCTCGTCGACCGGCCACTGCTCACGCGCGTGTTCGGTGTGCTGGGCCCGACGGAGGCCGCCGTCGAGATGGCGGCGTTCGCCGTCGCACTGCTGGCCAGCGGCTGGCGGCCCGGCGACAGCACGACCGGAGTCGTCGTGCGGGCGGCGTCGGGCGCGGCCTTTGCCGCCGTCGTCTTCGGTCAGATGGCCACGGCCTTCGCCTGCCGCAGCAGCCGGCGACCGCCGTGGCGGCTGGGATGGTCCACCAACAAACTCCTGGTGGGCGCCGTCGCCGTGGAGCTGTCGCTGCTGGCGTGTTTCCTGTTCGTTGGCCCGGTGGCGCGTGCCCTTGGCCAAGCTCGACCCGCCCTCGTGCCGTCGCTGTGTGCCCTGCTGGCGGTCCCGGCGGTGCTCACGGCTGACGCGGTGCACAAGCGCCGCCGGCGCGCGCGGCGGCGCCGGTAG
- a CDS encoding dihydrolipoamide acetyltransferase family protein — protein MGEFRMPSLGADMEVGTILEWRVHPGDTVHRGDIVAVVDTEKATIDVEVFEDGVVEELLVEPGVQVPVGAVLARIASPTAAEPRSEFVRASPRARREAKARGVPLTDITGTGPGGAVVVDDVAAPAEPAPAAPAPDTRRAIAAAMARSKREVPHYYLATTIDAHAALSWLDEYNTERSVADRIVPAALLLKATALALHDCPVLNGFWRDGFTPSAQVHLGVAVALRGGGLLTPSIQNAHQLSVAEVMVALRGIVTRAREKKLRSSDMGEATATVTNLGDQGVEEVFGIIFPPQVALVGFGKIVERPWAADGMLGVRPVVRATLSADHRASDGHDGAHFLTVLDGLLQRPDRL, from the coding sequence ATGGGCGAATTTCGCATGCCGTCGTTGGGTGCCGACATGGAAGTCGGCACGATCCTGGAGTGGCGCGTCCACCCGGGTGACACCGTGCACCGCGGCGACATCGTCGCCGTCGTCGACACCGAAAAGGCCACGATCGACGTGGAAGTCTTCGAAGACGGCGTCGTCGAAGAGCTGCTCGTCGAACCGGGAGTCCAGGTGCCGGTCGGTGCCGTGCTGGCGCGCATCGCGTCGCCGACCGCCGCGGAACCACGCAGCGAGTTCGTGCGGGCTTCGCCGCGGGCGCGCCGCGAGGCAAAGGCACGTGGCGTACCGCTCACCGACATCACGGGAACGGGGCCCGGCGGCGCCGTGGTCGTCGATGACGTGGCCGCGCCGGCCGAGCCCGCGCCGGCCGCGCCCGCGCCCGATACCCGGCGCGCCATTGCTGCTGCCATGGCGCGCTCCAAGCGCGAGGTGCCGCACTACTACCTTGCAACCACGATCGACGCGCACGCCGCACTCTCGTGGCTCGACGAATACAACACCGAGCGCTCCGTCGCTGACCGCATCGTGCCGGCGGCCCTGCTGCTCAAGGCCACGGCACTCGCGCTGCACGACTGCCCGGTCTTGAACGGATTCTGGCGTGACGGGTTCACGCCGTCGGCGCAAGTCCATCTCGGCGTCGCGGTGGCGTTGCGTGGCGGCGGCTTGCTCACGCCCTCCATCCAGAACGCCCACCAGCTCTCCGTCGCCGAAGTGATGGTCGCCCTGCGCGGCATCGTCACCCGCGCTCGCGAGAAGAAGCTACGCAGCTCCGACATGGGCGAGGCCACCGCGACGGTCACGAACCTCGGCGACCAAGGTGTCGAGGAGGTGTTCGGCATCATCTTCCCGCCGCAGGTGGCGCTCGTCGGCTTCGGCAAGATCGTGGAACGTCCGTGGGCGGCCGACGGCATGCTGGGGGTGCGGCCGGTTGTGCGCGCCACGCTGTCAGCCGACCACCGCGCCTCCGACGGCCACGACGGCGCGCACTTCCTCACGGTGCTCGACGGTCTCCTGCAACGCCCCGACCGGCTATGA
- a CDS encoding pyruvate dehydrogenase complex E1 component subunit beta, with product MKTTYREAMRAALRDALVRDERVFLMGEDVGRYGGCYAVSLGLLEEFGPERIRDTPLSESAFVGAGIGAALGGMRPVVEIMTVNFSLLALDQIMNNAATLLHMSGGQYNVPIVIRMTTGAGRQLAAQHSHSLEGWYAHIPGIKIVTPATIEDARGMLWTALCDPDPVLIFEHGGLYNVSGELADDAGPVDIDRAAIRRAGTDVTLIAYGGTVATALAAADTLAARGVDAEVVDLRTLRPLDTETIVSSVTRTHRAVIVDEGWRSGSLSAEISARITEGAFFDLDAPVERVCTAEVPIPYAKHLEDAALPQAHTVVAAALAALGGS from the coding sequence GTGAAGACGACCTACCGCGAGGCGATGCGCGCCGCACTGCGCGACGCCCTCGTGCGCGACGAGCGCGTGTTTCTGATGGGCGAGGACGTTGGCCGATACGGCGGGTGCTACGCCGTCAGCCTCGGCCTCCTCGAAGAGTTCGGGCCCGAGCGCATTCGCGATACTCCCCTTTCCGAGTCGGCGTTCGTGGGCGCGGGGATCGGCGCCGCGTTGGGCGGCATGCGCCCGGTCGTCGAGATCATGACCGTCAACTTCTCCCTCCTGGCCCTCGACCAAATCATGAACAACGCCGCGACGTTGCTGCACATGTCCGGGGGTCAGTACAACGTGCCCATCGTCATCCGCATGACGACGGGAGCCGGACGGCAGCTGGCGGCGCAGCACTCGCACAGCCTCGAGGGTTGGTACGCGCACATCCCCGGCATCAAGATCGTCACGCCCGCCACCATCGAGGATGCGCGCGGAATGCTGTGGACCGCGCTGTGCGATCCCGACCCGGTGCTGATCTTCGAGCACGGCGGGCTCTACAACGTCTCGGGCGAGCTCGCCGACGACGCTGGTCCGGTCGACATCGATCGCGCCGCGATTCGGCGCGCCGGCACCGACGTGACGCTGATCGCCTACGGGGGAACGGTCGCTACCGCGCTGGCCGCCGCCGACACCTTGGCGGCGCGGGGCGTCGACGCCGAGGTCGTCGACCTGCGGACACTGCGCCCCCTCGACACCGAAACGATCGTGTCGTCGGTCACGCGTACCCACCGCGCCGTGATCGTCGACGAAGGCTGGCGCAGCGGAAGCCTGTCGGCGGAAATCAGTGCCCGCATCACCGAGGGCGCGTTCTTCGACCTCGACGCCCCCGTGGAACGCGTTTGCACCGCCGAGGTACCGATCCCCTACGCCAAGCACCTGGAAGATGCGGCGCTGCCGCAGGCACACACCGTGGTCGCGGCCGCGCTCGCCGCGCTAGGCGGCAGCTGA
- the pdhA gene encoding pyruvate dehydrogenase (acetyl-transferring) E1 component subunit alpha encodes MTIERGHGLHLLREMLRIRRFEERCVELYSAASIRGFMHLYIGEEAVAVGVMQSLAADDAVVATYRDHGHAIARGVAPGAVMAEMYGKVEGASRGRGGSMHIFDRDHRFYGGNAIVGGGLPIAAGLALADRMQARPRVTACFFGEGAVAEGEFHETMNLAALWQLPVLFCCENNLYAMGTALDRSESETNIAYKAGSYEMPAWRVDGMDVLAVEEAAATAATAVRSGGGPVFLELCTYRYRAHSMYDPERYRTKDEVEHWRERDPIDALIRRLGEDDACSPDDVATIEADIAAEVDSAVAFAEAGTLEAVEDLTRFVYSAEQP; translated from the coding sequence GTGACGATCGAGCGCGGCCACGGTCTGCACCTGCTGCGCGAGATGTTGCGGATACGCCGCTTCGAAGAGCGCTGCGTCGAGTTGTACAGCGCCGCGTCCATCCGCGGCTTCATGCACCTCTACATCGGCGAAGAGGCCGTCGCCGTCGGCGTGATGCAGTCCCTCGCGGCCGACGACGCCGTTGTCGCCACGTACCGCGACCACGGCCACGCGATCGCCCGCGGGGTGGCGCCCGGCGCCGTCATGGCGGAGATGTACGGCAAGGTCGAAGGCGCCAGCCGTGGACGCGGCGGTTCCATGCACATCTTCGACCGGGACCACCGCTTCTACGGCGGCAACGCCATCGTCGGCGGCGGGCTGCCGATCGCCGCCGGACTCGCATTGGCCGATCGCATGCAGGCGCGCCCGCGCGTGACCGCGTGCTTCTTCGGCGAAGGCGCCGTCGCCGAGGGCGAGTTCCACGAGACGATGAACCTCGCGGCGCTATGGCAGCTGCCCGTGCTGTTCTGCTGCGAGAACAACTTGTACGCGATGGGCACGGCGCTCGACCGTTCGGAGTCCGAGACGAACATCGCGTACAAGGCCGGGAGCTACGAGATGCCGGCGTGGCGCGTCGACGGCATGGACGTGCTCGCGGTGGAAGAAGCCGCGGCGACGGCGGCGACGGCCGTGCGCTCCGGAGGGGGGCCGGTGTTCCTCGAGTTGTGCACCTATCGGTATCGCGCCCACTCGATGTACGACCCCGAGCGCTACCGCACGAAGGACGAAGTGGAGCACTGGCGCGAGCGCGACCCGATCGACGCCCTCATCCGCCGGCTCGGCGAAGACGACGCGTGCTCACCCGACGATGTGGCCACCATCGAAGCCGACATTGCAGCGGAAGTCGACAGCGCCGTGGCGTTTGCCGAGGCCGGCACGCTGGAAGCCGTCGAAGACCTGACTCGCTTCGTGTACTCCGCGGAGCAACCGTGA